In Sulfolobales archaeon, one genomic interval encodes:
- a CDS encoding YbaK/EbsC family protein — translation MVLTIPRERLEARLRELGIGYRFVVVERARTVDDAARSLGVGRDRIAKTVIVITDRGPIALFLRGSHRVDFTALRRILGLGSARMATPEEVEKITGYRVGGVPPIIEGVETIVDASLAFDSDEVFCGGGDEYTLLAIKPRELVERLGLRVYSFARPS, via the coding sequence GTGGTTCTGACGATTCCGAGGGAGAGGCTTGAGGCCAGGCTAAGGGAGCTGGGTATAGGCTATAGATTCGTTGTTGTTGAGAGGGCTAGAACCGTTGATGATGCAGCGAGATCCCTAGGAGTTGGAAGGGATAGAATAGCTAAGACAGTCATCGTAATAACGGATCGAGGGCCAATAGCCCTCTTCCTAAGGGGATCCCACAGGGTGGACTTCACAGCGCTTAGGAGAATCCTTGGCCTAGGCTCAGCTAGAATGGCTACCCCAGAGGAGGTTGAGAAGATCACAGGCTATAGGGTTGGGGGTGTACCACCGATTATAGAGGGGGTTGAAACTATAGTTGATGCCTCTCTAGCCTTTGATAGTGATGAGGTTTTCTGCGGTGGTGGTGATGAATATACATTACTAGCTATAAAGCCTAGAGAGCTTGTGGAGAGGCTTGGCCTGAGGGTATATAGCTTTGCTAGACCTAGCTAG